The Melitaea cinxia chromosome Z, ilMelCinx1.1, whole genome shotgun sequence genomic interval ATTAGTTCTAGATATCAtctagatattataaatattaagattaatgttttaaaatagttaaaaattcaataattgaaacattattaatgaattaactaatatggttttttttaacatatattctattttaacaGTTACCAAACGATATGGAAAACTATATGGAGTACCATGTGATGGGATTAGTGTCACAAGTTCGTATGAAACCTGGGTGTATGCCAACAAAATTTGATTGTCAACCAGATAGAAAATCTAGAACACCAAATACTACAGAACGAccattcattataaaaaaacgaCGATTGATGAGTATTAAAGAATGTGAAAACGAGTTTGGAGAAAGAAGTGTTATACAACATCCTGAATCTGAAAACATATCTATAGAAAAtacaggtatatatatatatgtacatatttattaaatatttattattttactaaacctcaaaatataaataactattaaataaaataaaacaataaaagattattaaaattatacctgtttgtttattttactttagctgttataaaatatatttttgtgttgtagGTCCACAGGTGATTGATAAACACcaacataatattattcaaacaGCAGACAAGTCAATCCAAGCTTATATTTTCCCTAAATTTCGGAGCAAAGCtattcaaacaaaaatcaattatttaaatcaggCATCTTCACCAATCAAAAACTGTTCATTGTGCTCTGTTGGTACGTCTCCATTTAAAGTTGAAATTTCCTATAACATAAAGCCATCCAAAGGTAACTTTGAAAAAACTTctagaaaattatttaaggaAGAACAGTCTGACAGTGATATTTCCTATACACCTTCAATAACTAATCCTGAATCTTCACCGTCAATCCATTCTCTGCAAGTGAAATCCAGCTCAGACTGTAGTGAGCTAGTTAAAGAAGATAAAAAACAAGAGTCATCTATAATGCTtgattgtacaataaagaaaataacgAAAAATCCTCGTTACTATATTGGTGTTCCCAGCAGCTGTATTTATCTTATTAATATAATCCAAGAAACTACAAATATTCCTGTCAACCACCTATTTTTgtgcttaaaaaaaataagattaaacaATACATTTAGAGAACTTGCAGATGATTTCAGTATACATTCAACTTATGCaagtaagatatttttaaaaaatattcctatTTTAGCTAGCCTAATGCGtccttttattgtaaaattaaatacaaagttGATTAAGAGGACTTTACCCATGGCTTTTAGACATAGATATAATCATGTCAGCTGTATTATAGATTGTCTagaaattgaaatacaaaagcCATCAAAAGCTTTATATCAAGCTCTGACATGGTCAGACTACAAAAAGGccaatactataaaatatttggtgTCTTGTACACCAAATGGTTTGGTGAACTATATTTCTCCTGGTTTTGGAGGAAGAATAACAGATACCTGTTTAGTTCAATCCTGTGATTTTATCAATTGTCTAGAACCTGGTATGAATGTGATGGCTGACAGTGGATTTAAACATGTGGAACAGTACTTACGACAGCATGGAGTACTACTAGTACGACCTCCTAGTGTCATTCCaggaaacaaattaacaaaaactgAAGCAAGAGAAACAAAGCAAATTGCAAGTTTAAGAATCCACATTGAAAGGGTGATCAGACGGTTAAGAGAGTTCAACATGCTGAAACCACATGCATGTCTTAATTCAACATTCCTTAAAGTACTTGATGATATTATAACCATTGCATGTGGTTTAATTAACTTGCAAGACTCTCttattaaatagtaaacaattataattagtagtctaattttaatagtatcaattagtatttactAGCTTGTTTATTTTGGAAGGTagtagtagttaattattaaaacatcatACAATGTCTCATGGGAGTAAAGTAACTATAAATGTATttggttttttaatttgtgatttttACAACTTGTAAACCTGGGCCAGTTTGAAAGTTGACTAGTCTCTACCTTAAGTTAATTGGCTACTTTTTATTACAGAAATATACTATTAATGAATGTAATATGTACTCATCAATCACtgtattattaagaaataaaaaattttgttggctgatttattatttactacttttattttccaaaaatctaaatatgtacttttataacaaaaagtttttctttaaCATTCCGAATTAAAGAAATCGTAGTTTGCTgcatacttaattttattttacaacggggagatttaataaaaatataatattaattaggaaagcattttatttgtaactactgtaaaacattatataatgaTGGATACACACTAGTTTTCCAATAATCCActgtttattaattcttaaaaataagtttcattGTATGCAACATTTATAATTTCCACATTTTTATTTGATGTGAAGTTGCAGTCGGCTACACAAAAGTGACAC includes:
- the LOC123668617 gene encoding uncharacterized protein LOC123668617 — translated: MNSKVYKWCVVPKCTNTSIKTPSKLFVYVPHSKNVRYKWLTLARRDPKLIKLMSPIYMCEDHFDLPNDMENYMEYHVMGLVSQVRMKPGCMPTKFDCQPDRKSRTPNTTERPFIIKKRRLMSIKECENEFGERSVIQHPESENISIENTGPQVIDKHQHNIIQTADKSIQAYIFPKFRSKAIQTKINYLNQASSPIKNCSLCSVGTSPFKVEISYNIKPSKGNFEKTSRKLFKEEQSDSDISYTPSITNPESSPSIHSLQVKSSSDCSELVKEDKKQESSIMLDCTIKKITKNPRYYIGVPSSCIYLINIIQETTNIPVNHLFLCLKKIRLNNTFRELADDFSIHSTYASKIFLKNIPILASLMRPFIVKLNTKLIKRTLPMAFRHRYNHVSCIIDCLEIEIQKPSKALYQALTWSDYKKANTIKYLVSCTPNGLVNYISPGFGGRITDTCLVQSCDFINCLEPGMNVMADSGFKHVEQYLRQHGVLLVRPPSVIPGNKLTKTEARETKQIASLRIHIERVIRRLREFNMLKPHACLNSTFLKVLDDIITIACGLINLQDSLIK